The region TAACTAAATTAACAAATGAATAAACTAAAAATTTTAATATTTCTTTTACATTTTATCTTTAATGTTGCAGAAGCTCAAACCAATTATGAGTTTTATGGAATTATTAAACTAAATGGCAATGATAAGTCGGTAATAACTTACAGGTTGGTTTTTGGTGAAAACAAAGGTATTATCAATGGGTATTCAATTACAGATCTTGATGGAGCAAATGAAACGAAGAATATAATTAAAGGAACTTACAATAAAAAAACGAAAGTATTTGAATTTAAAGAAAACGAAATTCTATATACTAAATCTAAATTTTCCGAAAGCGCTTTTTGTTTTGTGAATTTTTCTGGTAAAGTTAAATTAGTTCAAAATACAAGTAAATTAGAAGGTGATTTTAAAGGATTATTTAAAAATAAGACCAAATGCATTGATGGTACTTTGCAACTTATAGGAAGTAATAAAATTTATAATCTTGTTACTAAAGTCAATAAAAAGATTCAAAAGTCAAAAAAGATAGATGAATCTTCAAAACAAAAATATAATACTGTTAAAATGTTAGATAGTTTAAAAATTAATAAATTATCTAAAAATCAAAATTTAAATGTTTTTTGGGAGTCTTCCACTGCTAAAATTGAAATTTGGGACAATGGACAAGAAGACGGAGACCGAATTAATTTGTTTCATAATGGGAAATTAATTTTGAGTGATTATTTAGTTTCCAATACAAAAAAAGTTCTCACTATAAAATTAGGTTCTGCGAATGATGTGTTTAAAATTGTTGCTTTAAATGAAGGTAAAATTAAGCCTAATACAGCAAAACTTGAATTTATTGATAAAGAGCGTAGTTTTGAACTTTTAGCAACCTTAAATAAGGAAGAAGAAGCGTCAATAACTATTATAAAAAAAGAGCCATAGGCTCTTTTTTTATTTCTTATAAAATGGCATTTTCACCACTTTTGCTTTAATGTCTTTATTTCTGATTCGAATATAAATTTCTGAATCAACTGCTGCTAATTCTGTTGGAACATATCCCATGCCAATAGCTTTGCCTAAAGAAGGTGATTGTGTACCCGAAGTTACGATTCCTACTACATTTCCATTAGCATCTGCAATTTCGTAATCATGACGAGGAATCCCTCTTTCGATTAATTCAAATCCGACTAATTTACGAGTTACACCAGCTTCTTTTTGCTTTTTTAAATTATCAGAATTGGTAAATTCTTTGTCGAATTTTGTAATCCATCCTAAACCTGCTTCTAAAGGAGAAGTTGTATCGTTGATGTCGTTTCCGTATAAACAGAAGCCCATTTCCAAGCGTAAAGTATCACGAGCAGCTAATCCAATTGGTTTAATTCCAAAAGCTGCACCAGCTTCAAATACTTTGTTCCAAACCGTTTCTGCATCTTCGTTTTTGAAATAAATCTCGAAACCACCAGAACCTGTATAACCAGTTGCTGAAATAATAACGTCTTTTATTCCTGCAAATTCACCAATTTGGAATGTGTAATATCCCATATTTGTTAAATCAATAGCTGTTAATGATTGCATTGCTTCAGCTGCTTTCGGACCTTGAATGGCTAATAAAGAATACGCATCAGAGTTGTTAATCATTTCAACTCCTAAGTCGTTGTGTTGAGCAATCCAATTCCAATCTTTTTCAATATTAGAGGCGTTTACCACTAACATGTAGTGATTGTCCGCAATTTTGTATACAATTAAATCATCAACAATTCCTCCTTCATTATTAGGTAAACAAGAATATTGTGCTTTCCCATCGACTAATTTTGAAGCATCGTTTGAAGTCACTTTCTGTATAAGAGCTAACGCATTTTCACCTTTAAGGAAAAATTCACCCATGTGCGATACATCAAAAACGCCAACGCCATTTCTTACGGTTTCATGTTCTACATTTACTCCTTCGTATTGTAAAGGCATATTGTAACCTGCAAATGGAACCATTTTTGCTCCTAATTTTTCGTGAACTGCTGTTAGTGCTGTATTTTTCATTTTAATTGAACTATAAATTTTGAGTGGCTAATTTATGCAAATTTCTTAAAAAAGGGGTCACAAATTGGATAAATATTGTTAATCATTTAAAAATGGAAGTTTCTTATTAACAATTGTTGTATTTTTAAATGATTTTGTTGAATTTTGGCAACTTATTCATAAAAAAATGGAACATACACATTATATAAGTTCATCATTATTAACAATTGAGGAGGTAAACGAAATTGTTTTTCAAGGGAAAAAACTAGCGCTTTCAGAAGAAGCAAAAGTTAATATAGCGAAGTGCCGTCAGTATTTAGATGATAAAATGCAAACGCAAAGCGAACCTATTTATGGGATTAATACAGGTTTTGGTTCGTTGTGTAATGTAAAAATCTCCAATGAGAATTTATCTAAATTACAAGAAAACTTAATGAAATCACATGCCTGTGGTACAGGAGAAGAAGTGCCACACGATATAGTGAAAATCATGTTGTTTCTGAAAATACAATCCCTAAGTTATGGAAATTCGGGAGTGCAAGTGGAAACTGTTGAACGCTTACTCGATTTTTATAACCTTGATATTTTGCCCGTAGTTTATACACAAGGTTCTTTAGGGGCTTCGGGAGATTTATCTCCTTTGGCTCATTTATGTTTACCTTTAATTGCTGAAGGGGAGGTGTATTATGATGGATTCCGTCAGCCGGCACATAAAGTTTTAGGTAAATTAAATTTAAAACCGATTACTTTAAAATCAAAAGAAGGATTGGCCTTGTTAAACGGTACACAGTTTATGAATGCTTATGGCGTGTATAATTTAATTCAAGCTCAAAAATTAGCGTATTTGGCCGATTTAATTGGTGCGGTTTCTTTAGAAGGATTTGATGGTCGAAAAGAGCCATTTACGGATTTAATTCATTTGGTTCGACCGCACAAAGGTCAAGTAACTACTGCAGCTCGAATGTTAGAATTTTTAGAGGGAAGTGAAATCATCGCTCAATCAAAAAAACACGTTCAAGATCCGTATTCCTTCCGTTGTATTCCGCAAGTTCATGGCGCTACGAAGGATACCATTGACTTTGTTAAAAAAGTATTTACTACTGAAATTAATTCAGTTACCGATAATCCGAATATTTTTGTTGGTGAAGATATTATTGTGTCAGGAGGGAATTTTCATGGACAACCGTTAGCTTTGGCGCTGGATTATTTAGGAATTGCATTAGCTGAATTAGGAAATATTTCAGAAAGAAGAACGTATCAATTGATATCGGGATTAAGAGAATTGCCAGCTTTTTTAGTGAGTGATCCAGGGTTAAATTCCGGATTTATGATTCCGCAATATACTGCTGCTAGTATTGTAAGTCAGAATAAACAATTGGCCACACCTGCGAGTATTGATAGCATTGTTTCGAGTAACGGACAAGAAGATCATGTGAGTATGGGAGCAAATGGAGCGACAAAGACGTTTAAAATTGTTGAAAATGTGGAACGTATTTTAGCTATTGAACTGTTTAATGCAACGCAAGCTTTAGAATTCAGAAGACCTTTAAGGTCAAGTGAATTTATTGAGATGTTTGTTAAAGCGTATCGAGATGAAGTTCCTTTTGTAGATGAAGATCGAATTTTACATTATGATATTGAAAAATCAATCCACTTCTTGAAAAGTTTTCAAGTGGAAGAATAAGAAAACAGCCTTTAGATTTCTAAAGGCTTTTTTGTTTTTAAATTTTTAATAGAATTGCAATTATTCCTAATAAAGCGGGTAAGGCTTGAACCAATAATATTCGTTTTGAAGCAGAATAAGCACCATATAATCCGGCTACAAAAACGCAGCTCAAGAAAAATAAAGCAATATTTTTACTCCAAATTTCATCTGAGATTACTAACGACCAAATTAATCCGGCGGCTAAAAATCCGTTATACAAACCTTGATTGGCAGCCATAGCCTTGGTTGGTTCAAACAAATCTTTTGGAAAAGTTTTAAATACTTTTTTTCCTGTAGTTGTCCAAGCAAACATTTCTAGCCAAAGGATATAAAGGTGTAAAAGGGCGACACCTCCTACAATAATTTTACTAGTTATTTCCATTGCTTTTTTTTATTAAAAGGTAAATTAAAAAAACTATTGCTAGTACTTCAAGTAGAGTTCCTGTAATGAGTATGGAATTCGCACCCGGCCAATGCATTAACTTAAATAAACTGCCAATTATAGTAATTGCCAATCCAACAAGAAAAAAAATCAATGGTACTAAAAATACTTTCATTATAAAATTTATTTATTTTTTATTTTGATAATGTGAAGTAATAACATGCCACCAATAACAATCTCAATAACAAATGAAATTCCCATGATGTAATTTGCAATTGGCAGTTTTTGTGTTTTTAAATAAGCACCTAAAATCATCAATGTACTTGCAATAATGATAATTATTAATGAAGTTTTGGTAAATTTATCCATTTATAATTCGTTCAGTGTTTTGTGAATTTTTCGTTTATGATGTGTTTGTTTTAAATCATTTTCACCCGTAATTATACTAATGTTTCCATCGATTTCAAACATCGCTAATTTTACATTTTTGTGGTTTTCAACACCATGTTCTCTAATTGCTTCGTCTAAATCGTCGGAAGTGATGCCTAATTTTGCTAGTGTTTTGTATTCAACTTTTCCATCGTGAATTAAAATCTGGGGTTTGCTTAAAACCAATTCTTTTATGAATTTAGATTTGTTTATGAAACTTTTTAGCAAATAATTCATTAAAAAAAGAACAAATGCAGCAAGAATTCCTCCTTCGAGTGATGTATTACTGCCAACCATAGCATTTTGAACCGAATTACTGATCAATAAAATTAAGACAATATCGGCAGAATTTAATTGAGATAATTCTCTTTTTCCAAAAATACGCAACGCGAGTACCATGAATAAATAAACGGCACCACTTCTAAGTATAATGTCTACATAAGGATTCATGAATGGAATTTAAAATTCTTTTCAATGGCCTTGATCATTTCTCCTGCAATATCTTTTTGAGTTGCCCCTTCAATTCCTTCTAGTCCTGGCGAAGAATTTACTTCCAATAATAACGGGCCTTTACTCGAACGTATAATATCAACACCTGCTACTCTTAAATTCATTGCTTTTGCTGCTCTAATGGCAATTTTCTTTTCTTCGGAAGTCACTTTTACAATAGAAGCGGAACCTCCCATATGAATATTAGCTCTAAATTCACCCGGAGCAGCTTCTCGTTGCATGGCCGCCACTACCTTTCCGTCTACAACAAATAAACGCAAGTCTTTTCCGTTAGCTTCTTTGATGAATTCTTGAACGAGAATATTGGCGTTTAAACTCTTAAATGCATTGATTACCGATTCAGCTGCTTTTTTTGTTTCAGCTAAAACTACACCTTTTCCTTGAGTACCTTCGAGTAGTTTTACAATTAAAGGCGAGCCACCTACCATTTTAATTAAATCATCAGTATCTAGCGGTGAATTAGCAAAACCAGTAGTTGGAATGTCAATTCCATTATTTAAAAGCAATTGTAAAGAATATAATTTATCTCTAGATTGTGTAATGGCTGAAGCGCTATTTAATGCAAAAACTTTTAGAGCTTCAAATTGTCGGGTTAATGCACAACCATAATAGGTCATACTAGGTCTAATTCTAGGGATAATAGCATCAAAATCATTTAAAACTAAACCGCCTCTATAATGAATTTCCGGATTTGAGGCACTCAATTTCATATAGCAATATTTCAAGTTTAAAAAATGCATTTCGTGGCCACGCATTTCTCCAGCTTCAATTATTCTTTTGTTGCTATAAAGTTCTGGATTGCTGGCTAACAATCCAATTTTAAGACCTTTCTTTTTAAAATCATTATAGTAGTATTCCTTTAAACTTTCTGAACTAGGTTGTCCAAGTTCAAATCTTCTTTCGGGATCAACAATTAATCGGCCAACCATGGCTTCTCTTCCCAACAACATTCTATATCCCATAGAATCTCGATTAGTCAAAGTTAATTCTATGGTAAAATTATGTTCGCCAAGTTTCAATTCCGTTCTAATTACATACCTTTTTTCTCTGGTTCCACTTGAACTTTTTACAATTCTTTGGTCAATTAGTTGGGCTTCACAATGAATGATCGATTTTGAATTGTTTTGAATTGGATTGATATCAAAACGCAACCAATCTACATTGTTTTTTTGAAATATCTTTATGTTAATAGCATGTAAGGCAGATGTTTTAGCTCCTGAGTCGATTCTTGCTTTGATAGCAGGAATTCCAAGTTGTGGGAAAGCACACCATTCTTCGCTTCCTATAAGTGTTTTGTCTTGCATGGGATGTAATTTTAAATCTAAAATACTACATTTTTTTATTTTTTACTATCTTTAAAATAATTAACCAAAAATAAATTTAGAATTATGAAAATTGCTACATTAATTGTAAGATTGCTTTTAGGAGCCATGATGCTTTTTGCGTCCATTAGATATTTCTTTAATTTAGGAGGTAATCAACCGCAGCCGACTGGTGATATGGCTATTTTGATGGCTGGTTTTGTGGCGTCTAAATATATTTTCCCGGTTGCGAAAATAGTAGAATTATTCGCTGGATTAACTTTAGTAACAGGTAAATTTGATAAATTAGGAGTGGTGTTGCTTATGCCTATTTCTATTAATATTTTTTTAATTCATGTAGTGGTTTCTAAATCAGATATACTAATGGCTGCGGCAGTGTTGATTGCTAATGTGTTTTTACTTTATGCGAACTGGAATAGTTATAAACATTTATTTGAATGGAATACTAAATAAAGCAAAAAGCCCAACTTACTAGTTGGGCTTTTTTATTTGGTTTAAAATATTTTAAACATGTAAAGCTCTGTTTCCAGTAGCTGCTAAAGCCGCTTCTTTAATTGCTTCGGCAAAAGTAGGATGTGCATGTGACATTCTTGAAATGTCTTCAGCACTGGCTCTAAATTCCATAGCAGTCACAGCCTCAGCGATTAAATCGGCACAACGAGCACCAATCATATGAACACCTAATACTTCGTCGGTTTTTGCATCGGCTAATATCTTAACAAATCCATCAATATCACCTCCAGCTCTTGCTCTACCTAAAGCTCTAAAAGGGAAACTTCCAGCTTTGTAAGCTACACCAGCTTCTTTTAATTGTTCTTCTGTTTTACCAACAGCGGCAACTTCTGGCCAAGTGTAAACAACACCAGGTATTAAGTTGTAATCAATATGAGGTTTTTGACCCGCTAAATATTCAGCAACTAATACACCTTCTTCTTCAGCTTTGTGGGCTAACATAGCACCACGAACAACATCACCAATTGCATAAATATTTGAAACAGAAGTTTGTAAATGGTCGTTCACTTCAACCTGACCTCTGTCTGTTAATTTAACTCCAGCTTTCTCTGCATTTAATCCTTCTGTGTATGGTTTTCTTCCAACTGATACTAAAGAATAATCACCCTCTAAAGTAATGATTTCGCCTTTTGCATTTTCAGCCTTCACAACTACAGCATCACCGTTTCTTTCCACCGATTGAACTTTGTGCGAAGTGTAGAATTTCATGCCTTGTTTTTTCAATACTTTAGTCAATTCTTTAGACAAAGCAGCGTCCATTCCAGGTATAATTCTATCCATGAATTCAACAACTGAAACTTGAGCGCCTAATCTTAAATAAACTTGACCTAATTCAATTCCGATAACCCCACCTCCAATGATTACAAGGTGTTTAGGAACTTCTTTTAATTTCAATGCTTCGGTAGAAGTAATAATTCTTTCTTTGTCTATTGTAATAAAAGGTAAAGAGGAAGGTTTTGAACCTGTAGCTATAATAATATTTTTTGATTCAATTATTTCAGTAGAACCATCATTTTTTGTGATTTTTACTGAAGTAGCACTTTCAAATGATCCTACACCTTCAAATACAGTAACATTGTTTTTATCCATTAAGAACTTAACACCACCACTAGTCTGATCAACCACGGCTTGTTTACGTTCAATCATTTTAGTTAAGTTTACTTTTACATCACCCGAAACCTCAATTCCGTGATCTGCAAAATGTTGCAATTCTTCATAATGATGAGAAGAAGCTAACAAAGCTTTTGAGGGAATACAACCTACGTTTAAGCAAGTTCCACCTAAAGTAGGGTATTTTTCTATAATTGCAGTTTTGAAACCTAATTGTGCGCATCGGATAGCTGAAACGTATCCTCCAGGCCCTGAACCAATAATGGTTACATCAAATTGACTCATAATAATATATGTAGTTAAATGTTTGTTGATAATTTAAAATACAAAAGTAAAGTTTTTTAAATTAATAACCTTATGTAAATTTGGTAAAATAATATACTTAATAACTGAATTTGTATGAAGTTGTGTTTTTAACTTCTCCAATCATAAAAGTACTGTGTGAACTTCCAATGTGTTTTAATGAAGTTAATTTATTTACCATAAAATCACGATACGTTTCCATATCTTTTACACAAATTTTAAGAATGTAGTCGTAATCTCCACTCACATGGAAGCATTCTAAAACCTCAGGTAGATTGACTACCTCGGCTTCGAATTCATTAATGATTTCTTTGTTGTGTTTTACCAATTTAACATGGCAAAGCGCCACAAATCCTTTTTCGATTTTGTTTCGGTCTAATAATGCAACATACTTGTTAATTAGTCCTTCACGTTCTAGTTTTTTAATTCTTTCATATACAGCAGTAACAGAAAGATTTAACTTTAACGACAACTCTTTGGTTGTCATTTTTGCATCTGCTTGCAAAAGTTCAAGCAGTTTTTTGTCAATAATGTCTAAGTTCATTGTTGTTGTGGTTTGTAGTTTTCGTCCGTAAAAATAACTAAAAAAAATTAATATTTTTTTTATTTCAAGATTAAAATTCTGTTAAAAGTTAAATAGAAAGAAAAATAAACTAAAAAACAAACCAAGTATTGAAAAATAATATACAAAGTAAGAAATTTGAAAAAAATAACACAAACTTTAAACTTTTTTTATGTCACAATTTAACCCCGCAGATAAGATACAAGATTTGCAATATTTTGGTGAATTCGGAGGAGTAAATCCTTCTATTTCTGATAGTTCAACCTACACCTTTTTGTCAGCCAAAACCATGTTTGATACCTTTGAAGGTAATGCAGAAGGATGTTACTTGTATTCTAGACATTCTTCTCCAATGAATTTATACTTGGGTCAGGCATTAGCCGCTATGGAAGGAACAGAAGCTGCAAATGTAGCTGCTTCAGGAATGGGCGCAATAACACCGGTATTGTTGCAATTATGTGGTGCTGGTGATCATATTGTTTCCAGCAGAACTATTTATGGTGGAACGTATGCGTTTTTGAAAAATTTTACTCCTAAATTTAATATTTCTACCACTTTTGTAGATATTACAAAATTAGATGTAGTGGAAGCTGCCATTACTCCAAATACAAAAGTATTGTACTGTGAAACGGTTAGTAATCCTTTATTAGAAGTAGCCGATATCGAAAGTTTAGCTAAGTTGGCCAAAAAACACAATATTAAATTAGTTGTTGATAATACTTTTTCACCTTTATCTGTTGCGCCTGTTCAATTAGGTGCTGATGTTGTTATTCATAGTTTAACTAAATTCATCAACGGTAGTAGTGATACTGTTGGAGGTGTAATTTGTGGTACCCAACAATTTATTGATGATTTAAGAAATGTGAATAATGGGGCCAGTATGTTGTTAGGTCCAACAATGGATAGTTTACGTTCAGCAAGTATATTGAAAAATTTAAGAACGTTACATATTCGTATGAAACAACACAGTCATAATGCCATGTATTTATCACAAAAGTTTGAACAAGACGGACTAAAAGTGGTGTATCCAGGATTAGAAAGTCATCCTAGTCATAATTTATATAAAGGAATGATTAATCCGGAATATGGTTTTGGAGGTATGATGACAATTGATGTTGGTTCGTTAGACAAAGCAAACGAGTTGATGGAATTAATGCAAAATAAAAATCTTGGGTATTTGGCCGTAAGTTTAGGATTTTATAAAACGTTGTTTAGTGCACCAGGGACTTCTACCTCTTCTGAAATTCCATTAGAAGAACAAAAAGAAATGGGATTAACAGATGGATTAATCAGAATGTCAATTGGTTTAGATAATGATATTGAACGCACTTATCAAATGATGAAAGCTTGTATGAACGAGTTAGGTATTTTATAAAACATTTGATGTAGTAGTTTGGACTGTCCGATTCAGTAATGAATCGGATTTTTTTTGTAACAAATTTG is a window of Flavobacterium indicum GPTSA100-9 = DSM 17447 DNA encoding:
- the gcvT gene encoding glycine cleavage system aminomethyltransferase GcvT; the encoded protein is MKNTALTAVHEKLGAKMVPFAGYNMPLQYEGVNVEHETVRNGVGVFDVSHMGEFFLKGENALALIQKVTSNDASKLVDGKAQYSCLPNNEGGIVDDLIVYKIADNHYMLVVNASNIEKDWNWIAQHNDLGVEMINNSDAYSLLAIQGPKAAEAMQSLTAIDLTNMGYYTFQIGEFAGIKDVIISATGYTGSGGFEIYFKNEDAETVWNKVFEAGAAFGIKPIGLAARDTLRLEMGFCLYGNDINDTTSPLEAGLGWITKFDKEFTNSDNLKKQKEAGVTRKLVGFELIERGIPRHDYEIADANGNVVGIVTSGTQSPSLGKAIGMGYVPTELAAVDSEIYIRIRNKDIKAKVVKMPFYKK
- the hutH gene encoding histidine ammonia-lyase, whose amino-acid sequence is MEHTHYISSSLLTIEEVNEIVFQGKKLALSEEAKVNIAKCRQYLDDKMQTQSEPIYGINTGFGSLCNVKISNENLSKLQENLMKSHACGTGEEVPHDIVKIMLFLKIQSLSYGNSGVQVETVERLLDFYNLDILPVVYTQGSLGASGDLSPLAHLCLPLIAEGEVYYDGFRQPAHKVLGKLNLKPITLKSKEGLALLNGTQFMNAYGVYNLIQAQKLAYLADLIGAVSLEGFDGRKEPFTDLIHLVRPHKGQVTTAARMLEFLEGSEIIAQSKKHVQDPYSFRCIPQVHGATKDTIDFVKKVFTTEINSVTDNPNIFVGEDIIVSGGNFHGQPLALALDYLGIALAELGNISERRTYQLISGLRELPAFLVSDPGLNSGFMIPQYTAASIVSQNKQLATPASIDSIVSSNGQEDHVSMGANGATKTFKIVENVERILAIELFNATQALEFRRPLRSSEFIEMFVKAYRDEVPFVDEDRILHYDIEKSIHFLKSFQVEE
- a CDS encoding DUF1304 domain-containing protein; this encodes MEITSKIIVGGVALLHLYILWLEMFAWTTTGKKVFKTFPKDLFEPTKAMAANQGLYNGFLAAGLIWSLVISDEIWSKNIALFFLSCVFVAGLYGAYSASKRILLVQALPALLGIIAILLKI
- a CDS encoding GldL-related protein — encoded protein: MKVFLVPLIFFLVGLAITIIGSLFKLMHWPGANSILITGTLLEVLAIVFLIYLLIKKSNGNN
- a CDS encoding DUF421 domain-containing protein, translating into MNPYVDIILRSGAVYLFMVLALRIFGKRELSQLNSADIVLILLISNSVQNAMVGSNTSLEGGILAAFVLFLMNYLLKSFINKSKFIKELVLSKPQILIHDGKVEYKTLAKLGITSDDLDEAIREHGVENHKNVKLAMFEIDGNISIITGENDLKQTHHKRKIHKTLNEL
- the rimK gene encoding 30S ribosomal protein S6--L-glutamate ligase; this translates as MQDKTLIGSEEWCAFPQLGIPAIKARIDSGAKTSALHAINIKIFQKNNVDWLRFDINPIQNNSKSIIHCEAQLIDQRIVKSSSGTREKRYVIRTELKLGEHNFTIELTLTNRDSMGYRMLLGREAMVGRLIVDPERRFELGQPSSESLKEYYYNDFKKKGLKIGLLASNPELYSNKRIIEAGEMRGHEMHFLNLKYCYMKLSASNPEIHYRGGLVLNDFDAIIPRIRPSMTYYGCALTRQFEALKVFALNSASAITQSRDKLYSLQLLLNNGIDIPTTGFANSPLDTDDLIKMVGGSPLIVKLLEGTQGKGVVLAETKKAAESVINAFKSLNANILVQEFIKEANGKDLRLFVVDGKVVAAMQREAAPGEFRANIHMGGSASIVKVTSEEKKIAIRAAKAMNLRVAGVDIIRSSKGPLLLEVNSSPGLEGIEGATQKDIAGEMIKAIEKNFKFHS
- a CDS encoding DoxX family membrane protein — its product is MKIATLIVRLLLGAMMLFASIRYFFNLGGNQPQPTGDMAILMAGFVASKYIFPVAKIVELFAGLTLVTGKFDKLGVVLLMPISINIFLIHVVVSKSDILMAAAVLIANVFLLYANWNSYKHLFEWNTK
- the lpdA gene encoding dihydrolipoyl dehydrogenase, whose translation is MSQFDVTIIGSGPGGYVSAIRCAQLGFKTAIIEKYPTLGGTCLNVGCIPSKALLASSHHYEELQHFADHGIEVSGDVKVNLTKMIERKQAVVDQTSGGVKFLMDKNNVTVFEGVGSFESATSVKITKNDGSTEIIESKNIIIATGSKPSSLPFITIDKERIITSTEALKLKEVPKHLVIIGGGVIGIELGQVYLRLGAQVSVVEFMDRIIPGMDAALSKELTKVLKKQGMKFYTSHKVQSVERNGDAVVVKAENAKGEIITLEGDYSLVSVGRKPYTEGLNAEKAGVKLTDRGQVEVNDHLQTSVSNIYAIGDVVRGAMLAHKAEEEGVLVAEYLAGQKPHIDYNLIPGVVYTWPEVAAVGKTEEQLKEAGVAYKAGSFPFRALGRARAGGDIDGFVKILADAKTDEVLGVHMIGARCADLIAEAVTAMEFRASAEDISRMSHAHPTFAEAIKEAALAATGNRALHV
- a CDS encoding Lrp/AsnC family transcriptional regulator, with the protein product MNLDIIDKKLLELLQADAKMTTKELSLKLNLSVTAVYERIKKLEREGLINKYVALLDRNKIEKGFVALCHVKLVKHNKEIINEFEAEVVNLPEVLECFHVSGDYDYILKICVKDMETYRDFMVNKLTSLKHIGSSHSTFMIGEVKNTTSYKFSY
- a CDS encoding aminotransferase class I/II-fold pyridoxal phosphate-dependent enzyme, which codes for MSQFNPADKIQDLQYFGEFGGVNPSISDSSTYTFLSAKTMFDTFEGNAEGCYLYSRHSSPMNLYLGQALAAMEGTEAANVAASGMGAITPVLLQLCGAGDHIVSSRTIYGGTYAFLKNFTPKFNISTTFVDITKLDVVEAAITPNTKVLYCETVSNPLLEVADIESLAKLAKKHNIKLVVDNTFSPLSVAPVQLGADVVIHSLTKFINGSSDTVGGVICGTQQFIDDLRNVNNGASMLLGPTMDSLRSASILKNLRTLHIRMKQHSHNAMYLSQKFEQDGLKVVYPGLESHPSHNLYKGMINPEYGFGGMMTIDVGSLDKANELMELMQNKNLGYLAVSLGFYKTLFSAPGTSTSSEIPLEEQKEMGLTDGLIRMSIGLDNDIERTYQMMKACMNELGIL